CTCTATACCTCCAATGGTTTCTCGAATGCTGGCCCTATGACGGAGATGGTCTTCTACGAGACGGCATGCCACGCTCTGGTGAGTACGGTGTCGGGTTGGCACCTCTGGGAGATGGCTTCTGCCCGTAACAAGTATCGGAACCGCGCCACCCCTCTTGAGGCCCGGATCGGCATGGAAGTGGGCCATGCAGTCGCCCGCCAGGGCATGACCAGGGAGGAGGCCAATGAGATCGCCCTCAGGCTCCTGGCAAGATACGAAGACAAAGCTGCAGATGCACCTATGGGCAGGGAGTACCAGGAGTGTTATCATGTTCCAACGGCTCTGCCCACCCAGGAGCATTTCGACATGTATCGCCGGGTAAAGGACGAGCTCGCAGGTATGGGTATCGAATTCCCCTACTAGGGGAGTCTGGTGAGACCGGGGCGTTTTCACAACTGGGGAGGGCAACAAAGGGACAGAGGCTGGGGTCTGGCCGTCTCTCCGCGGAGCCTTATGGAGTCGCCTCTACTACAGGTTAGAAACCTGAAGACCTATTTCTTTGTGCGCAAGGGGACCATCAAGGCGGCCGACGGGCTCAGTTTCGACTTGGAGAGAGGTGAGACCCTGGGGGTCGTGGGTGAGTCCGGTTGCGGCAAGAGCGTGACGGCCCTTTCCATCATGCGACTGATCTCGCCTCCGGGGAGGATAGTAGAGGGTGAGATACTCTTGAAGGGCAGGGATATCCTCAAGACCCCTTCCCATCTGATGCCGGAGATAAGGGGAAACGAGATCTCCATGGTATTCCAGGAACCCATGACCTCTCTCAACCCTGTCTTCACCATCGGCCGCCAGGTCTCAGAGGCCATCATGACCCACCAGAGGCTCGGCAAGAAAGAGGCCCTGGAGAAGACAATAGAGATGCTTGAGTTGGTGGGCATCGCCTCCCCTGAGAAGAGAATCGATGACTACCCCCATCAGCTCAGCGGAGGTCAACGGCAACGCGTCATGATTGCCATGGCCCTGTCCTGCAGGCCGAGCCTGCTCATTGCGGACGAACCAACCACAGCCCTCGATGTGACGATTCAGGCCCAGATACTCGATCTGATCCTCAAATTGAAGCAGGACCAGGGGACCTCCGGAATACTCATAACCCACGATCTCGGGGTTATAGCAGAGATGGCACAGCGCGTCCTGGTCATGTATGCGGGAAAGATCGTAGAAGAGGCCGATGTCAGGAGCCTTTTCAAGAGCCCCCTCCATCCCTATACGAGGGGCCTCTTGGCATCCATTCCCTACCTGAGAAAGAGTGGAGAAGTGTCCGGTGGGAAGAGACTCAAAGAGATTCCTGGAGTCGTACCGAGCCTTCTGGATCTTCCCCCTGGATGTGCCTTTTGTCCCAGGTGTTCTCTCAAGAGTGAGAGGTGCGGGAGGGAGGAGCCTCCTCTAAAGATGGTTGACCGGGGGCATCGGGTCCGTTGCTGGCTTTGTTGAAGATGACCGGGGACGTATTGCTTTCGGCCAGAGATCTCAAGAAGCTCTTTCCGATTCGGGGTGGATTCTTCTCGAGGCAGAGGGGAACGATCTATGCTGTCAACGGCGTGAGCTTCGACTTGAAGCGGAATTCGAGTCTGGGACTTGTGGGGGAGAGTGGCTCGGGCAAGACGACGGTCGGGAAGTGCTTGATCCGCCTGATAGAGCCGACTGGGGGGAGCATCGAATTCGAAGGCAGAGATATCTGCCGGCTCAACCGGACAGATCTCAGAGCCATGAGAAGGGAGATGCAGATGATCTTCCAGGACCCCTATGCCTCTCTCGATCCGCGGATGACGGTGGAGGACATGGTGGGC
The sequence above is a segment of the Deltaproteobacteria bacterium genome. Coding sequences within it:
- a CDS encoding monomethylamine:corrinoid methyltransferase, which codes for WCGGSEGVAVTLVAYSLNGLCIYGAIYNQHFPFHLNWGSNTTRELLWPIAVAGQAMARNSKLLYTSNGFSNAGPMTEMVFYETACHALVSTVSGWHLWEMASARNKYRNRATPLEARIGMEVGHAVARQGMTREEANEIALRLLARYEDKAADAPMGREYQECYHVPTALPTQEHFDMYRRVKDELAGMGIEFPY
- a CDS encoding ABC transporter ATP-binding protein, with protein sequence MESPLLQVRNLKTYFFVRKGTIKAADGLSFDLERGETLGVVGESGCGKSVTALSIMRLISPPGRIVEGEILLKGRDILKTPSHLMPEIRGNEISMVFQEPMTSLNPVFTIGRQVSEAIMTHQRLGKKEALEKTIEMLELVGIASPEKRIDDYPHQLSGGQRQRVMIAMALSCRPSLLIADEPTTALDVTIQAQILDLILKLKQDQGTSGILITHDLGVIAEMAQRVLVMYAGKIVEEADVRSLFKSPLHPYTRGLLASIPYLRKSGEVSGGKRLKEIPGVVPSLLDLPPGCAFCPRCSLKSERCGREEPPLKMVDRGHRVRCWLC
- a CDS encoding ABC transporter ATP-binding protein; the encoded protein is MTGDVLLSARDLKKLFPIRGGFFSRQRGTIYAVNGVSFDLKRNSSLGLVGESGSGKTTVGKCLIRLIEPTGGSIEFEGRDICRLNRTDLRAMRREMQMIFQDPYASLDPRMTVEDMVGEGLVIHKVATGSERRDRVADLLRKVGLMPEHMRRYPHEFSGGQRQRIGIARALALNPKLVIADEPVSALDVSIQAQVINLMMELQEEFRLSYIIIAHDLAVV